The following proteins are co-located in the Gloeocapsa sp. PCC 7428 genome:
- the ebsA gene encoding type IV pilus biogenesis protein EbsA, with amino-acid sequence MSIEQLQPASLQEVRVYQPYFQGNKRNTLPLAISLYKQGVLQGQRNIEGGDSIPFVATWNVSTLPADLTRCRMQFDGKADLSYEVMMSSSELVDFLIDTILHFKRTNTVDFTKGFYRKLLRFDN; translated from the coding sequence ATGTCGATTGAGCAACTACAACCCGCTAGTCTACAAGAAGTCAGAGTTTATCAACCTTATTTTCAAGGCAATAAACGCAATACGCTACCTCTAGCCATTAGCCTTTACAAACAAGGAGTCCTCCAAGGACAGCGCAACATAGAAGGTGGTGATAGTATTCCTTTTGTGGCTACTTGGAATGTGTCCACACTCCCTGCTGATTTAACGCGTTGCCGAATGCAGTTCGACGGTAAGGCAGATCTCAGCTATGAGGTGATGATGTCTAGCTCGGAACTCGTAGACTTTTTGATCGATACAATCTTACATTTCAAACGCACGAACACTGTCGATTTTACTAAGGGTTTTTACCGAAAACTACTTCGGTTTGACAATTAA